From a region of the Paenibacillus segetis genome:
- the thpR gene encoding RNA 2',3'-cyclic phosphodiesterase, whose amino-acid sequence MGQGDHNNQSVRVFVAVPIPKPIAEELEHWRNANRDKLPFRKWTHPQDYHITLQFLGETSLHKLEAICTSLREIKANPFTLSINGGGFFGQAKSPRVLWSAVSGDIRSLRSLHLSVIQATSGLGFIPEERPYNPHITLARKATDSDSTIVEVMSSAPAGLAWEVDHFTLMRTHMNVSPMYEIVETFTLM is encoded by the coding sequence ATGGGCCAAGGGGATCATAACAATCAATCAGTAAGGGTATTTGTTGCCGTACCTATTCCCAAACCGATTGCTGAGGAATTAGAGCATTGGAGAAATGCCAATAGAGATAAGCTACCTTTTCGCAAATGGACGCACCCTCAGGATTACCACATCACTTTGCAATTTCTCGGCGAAACATCTTTGCATAAGCTTGAAGCCATATGTACTTCATTGAGAGAAATCAAGGCCAACCCTTTCACGTTATCGATTAATGGCGGTGGTTTCTTTGGGCAGGCTAAGTCCCCGCGGGTATTATGGAGCGCTGTATCTGGAGACATAAGAAGCTTACGCTCGTTACACTTATCCGTTATACAAGCAACTAGTGGTTTAGGATTCATCCCGGAAGAGCGTCCGTATAACCCTCATATAACTTTGGCTCGCAAAGCCACGGACTCAGATTCCACAATAGTCGAAGTTATGTCTTCTGCACCTGCCGGATTAGCATGGGAAGTCGATCATTTCACACTGATGCGTACACATATGAATGTTTCACCGATGTATGAAATTGTAGAGACCTTTACATTAATGTAA
- a CDS encoding serine hydrolase domain-containing protein — protein MKKTIVFVLTIFILFSGFAPQSYALSDSQSEAIHGLLDDARRISGVPGMSISIVADDEVFYFSSGYADREKGLSASENTLYELASVSKAFTGMGILLLEEQGLLSMTDPIQKYLPWFTLKYQGKPVDMQSLTLNNFLHHTSGLTNFRHTQNIPQGNTSDLLQKTVEMLVNAELAFPPGEQYNYGTVNYDVLGLVIEIVSGQSYEDFMREQVFQPLGLHQTYVYREDAQATGQLAQGYRSSFFMTTPYNAPEYAGNKPAGYIISCTKDMARWMGIQMGIVQDIPEIFHTVVEKSHQGDMSVSAVNDMYYAAGWSVNADQTIIEHPGGNPNFATEVAILPNERTAVCLLTNGANTNRSMVLQVKDILDGNLTQSYEISGTQLLDIILSSTTIILCLLAILLFLLGLRRRKTNERQPMTKKSIIVTVIFLIATIVLCIVCSAFDWSTILIWQTYSVLIALISSALLTASITWFVYTHR, from the coding sequence ATGAAAAAGACTATCGTTTTTGTATTAACGATATTTATATTATTCTCAGGATTCGCACCACAAAGTTATGCGTTGTCAGATTCGCAATCTGAGGCAATACATGGGTTGCTGGATGATGCCCGTCGTATATCAGGTGTGCCTGGAATGTCAATTTCAATAGTTGCCGATGATGAAGTGTTCTACTTTTCTTCCGGGTATGCAGACCGCGAAAAGGGGTTGTCTGCAAGTGAAAATACACTCTATGAGTTGGCCTCGGTCAGTAAAGCCTTTACCGGCATGGGTATTCTACTGTTGGAAGAGCAAGGGCTGCTATCAATGACTGACCCTATCCAAAAATATTTACCTTGGTTTACGTTAAAGTATCAAGGGAAACCTGTTGATATGCAAAGCCTTACACTTAATAACTTTCTTCACCATACGAGCGGCCTAACAAATTTTAGGCATACTCAAAATATTCCGCAAGGAAATACGTCGGATTTACTGCAAAAGACTGTGGAAATGCTGGTAAATGCTGAATTGGCGTTCCCTCCCGGCGAACAGTATAACTATGGAACCGTTAATTATGACGTATTGGGTTTGGTTATTGAGATTGTGTCGGGACAAAGCTATGAAGACTTTATGAGGGAACAGGTATTTCAGCCGTTAGGTCTTCACCAGACGTATGTTTATAGAGAAGATGCTCAAGCCACTGGACAGTTGGCACAGGGCTACCGCTCTTCCTTTTTTATGACAACTCCGTATAACGCGCCGGAATATGCTGGGAATAAACCCGCAGGTTATATCATTTCTTGTACAAAAGATATGGCGCGTTGGATGGGCATACAGATGGGTATTGTGCAGGACATACCCGAAATATTCCATACGGTTGTCGAAAAATCACATCAGGGTGATATGTCTGTTTCGGCTGTTAACGATATGTATTATGCGGCAGGCTGGTCGGTAAACGCCGACCAAACGATTATAGAGCACCCAGGGGGTAACCCCAATTTCGCAACCGAAGTGGCCATACTGCCAAATGAACGAACAGCCGTTTGCTTGCTGACCAACGGCGCAAATACCAATAGAAGCATGGTACTTCAAGTTAAAGATATATTAGATGGCAATCTCACGCAGTCATATGAAATAAGCGGCACACAGCTTTTGGACATCATTTTGTCATCTACAACAATTATTCTTTGTCTATTGGCCATTCTGTTATTTCTCTTAGGATTACGCAGAAGGAAAACGAATGAGCGGCAGCCAATGACAAAAAAGAGCATAATCGTAACAGTTATTTTCTTGATCGCTACGATTGTCCTGTGTATAGTGTGCAGTGCCTTCGATTGGTCAACGATACTTATTTGGCAAACATATAGTGTTCTTATAGCTTTGATTTCGTCGGCATTATTAACAGCAAGCATTACATGGTTTGTATACACGCATCGATAA
- a CDS encoding S-layer homology domain-containing protein codes for MKTFKYILLLFTTMITLSTISIPAPASASGFRDVDASKYNWAMESIDFMIDHQIVTGFPDGSFQPKQAVTKAEFTVMLHRLFPGLRATEPQNIQGVSPNHWAHQEFSDLYTGIGIFAADQQNFNTETYSYSPDKKMTRWDVLIVLDALFEDIGGQTEPTHGQLLSNLNFIRDVQTKNFATYDKYDAWKNAYSLLTPIVGTVGADNDISQDLEWLKANALYTFQNQGIITADNQGNFYPQKQVTRAEIVTILHRLYLTVGGDYTPTPPVVDPIPGGSKHFLYGPGESSGEGHNLYYYKGEDEGISFTVVLDKSLVDDKPIKNIVVRVESSQILDVYVTVNNQKTLYTYEQLTNPINPVRISVEGLPYIMVESKTRFPEQLIESGDNDAMVFVES; via the coding sequence TTGAAAACATTCAAATACATATTACTACTATTCACTACCATGATCACTTTATCTACCATCTCAATCCCTGCACCAGCATCTGCTTCCGGATTTCGCGACGTTGATGCAAGCAAGTATAACTGGGCAATGGAATCCATCGACTTTATGATCGATCATCAAATTGTGACCGGATTTCCTGATGGATCCTTCCAACCCAAGCAAGCCGTGACCAAAGCCGAATTTACAGTGATGCTCCATCGACTTTTTCCAGGGCTACGTGCAACTGAACCACAAAACATCCAAGGTGTTTCTCCTAATCACTGGGCACATCAGGAGTTCTCTGATTTGTACACGGGTATTGGAATCTTCGCCGCGGATCAGCAAAATTTTAATACAGAAACCTATTCATACTCACCCGACAAGAAGATGACCCGTTGGGATGTGCTTATCGTTCTGGATGCATTGTTTGAGGACATTGGAGGACAGACAGAGCCCACTCATGGACAGCTTCTGTCTAACTTGAATTTCATTAGGGACGTGCAAACAAAGAATTTTGCTACATATGACAAATATGATGCCTGGAAGAACGCCTATTCCCTTCTAACTCCCATCGTAGGAACCGTTGGAGCGGATAATGATATTTCGCAAGATCTGGAGTGGCTCAAAGCAAACGCGTTATATACTTTTCAGAATCAAGGGATCATAACAGCCGATAATCAGGGTAACTTCTACCCACAAAAACAAGTCACTCGTGCCGAAATCGTCACCATACTGCACCGGTTGTATCTGACTGTAGGAGGGGATTATACACCTACTCCACCGGTAGTTGATCCTATCCCAGGTGGAAGCAAACATTTCCTCTATGGTCCTGGGGAGTCCTCCGGTGAAGGTCATAATCTGTATTATTACAAAGGTGAAGACGAAGGTATCTCCTTTACCGTTGTACTCGATAAATCTTTAGTTGACGATAAACCTATCAAAAATATTGTTGTCCGTGTTGAATCATCGCAAATACTTGATGTATATGTTACGGTCAATAACCAAAAGACACTTTATACTTATGAACAACTTACGAATCCCATAAATCCGGTACGTATATCAGTAGAAGGTCTTCCATACATTATGGTTGAATCAAAAACCCGGTTCCCGGAACAACTCATCGAGAGCGGTGACAATGACGCTATGGTCTTTGTAGAATCTTGA
- a CDS encoding MarR family winged helix-turn-helix transcriptional regulator yields the protein MKDLQQYVIDLPLHTQAFFSLVETTAALVETSEKYWQSKGLNGARIRILVEIMKEGGSILPSMLAKKIGVTKSNISLLLTPLENEGLIIRTSHPKDGRKSVISITSEGQSILLKYLPENRQGISEKMNVLGEQELKQLLVLLHKLRMT from the coding sequence ATGAAGGATTTGCAACAATACGTGATTGATTTGCCACTACATACACAGGCTTTTTTCTCATTAGTTGAAACAACCGCAGCATTAGTCGAGACTTCAGAGAAATATTGGCAATCCAAAGGTTTGAACGGAGCTAGAATTCGTATTTTAGTTGAAATTATGAAGGAAGGCGGTTCTATACTTCCTTCGATGCTCGCCAAGAAAATTGGCGTTACGAAATCGAATATAAGTCTATTGTTAACCCCCCTTGAGAATGAAGGATTAATTATTCGTACTAGTCATCCAAAGGATGGCAGAAAATCAGTAATATCGATTACAAGTGAAGGCCAAAGTATTTTGTTGAAGTACCTACCTGAGAACCGTCAAGGCATATCCGAAAAAATGAATGTACTGGGTGAGCAGGAATTGAAACAACTCCTTGTTTTACTCCATAAATTAAGAATGACATAA
- a CDS encoding GerAB/ArcD/ProY family transporter codes for MKILSNPPENIRFHAYLLFFVICNVQIGVGIFDFERYIYQEAKHDAWLSVILAALFTHFVMWLIVHALSKYESTDLYGIHYDLFGKVIGTLFSCIYMLYYLFTAIVIMRNYVDVIQAWIFPDLSPWLIAFLLAILTIYAGFGGIRVIIGMCMIGFVVILFTVFLFTYSLKYAIWTQLLPIMESSAVDIIKGAIRMNFSLTGFEIMLLLYPYVTNKEHTMRYSQLALLFVNVVYLVIMVLSIVYFSSEQMLRSIWPSINMLKIVKYPFLERLEFMVISVWMLMVLTGILLNTWAITRGFKRMWNLNQKAMLLIVIALAFGITIAIHGHSAVKQVNYWLGNGSVIFSYIYPILLSGIVIIVFKFRGRKRSDSKGGTS; via the coding sequence ATGAAGATACTCAGTAATCCCCCTGAAAATATTCGTTTCCATGCCTATCTTCTATTCTTTGTTATTTGTAATGTGCAAATTGGGGTAGGGATCTTCGATTTTGAGCGATATATATATCAAGAAGCCAAACATGATGCATGGTTATCGGTTATATTGGCTGCTCTATTTACACATTTTGTTATGTGGCTGATTGTTCATGCGCTTAGTAAGTATGAATCAACAGATTTATATGGAATTCATTATGACTTGTTTGGCAAGGTAATAGGAACATTATTTAGCTGTATCTATATGCTGTATTATCTATTCACTGCCATTGTTATCATGAGAAATTATGTCGATGTGATTCAAGCGTGGATATTTCCGGATCTTTCTCCTTGGTTGATTGCGTTCCTGTTAGCAATTTTGACCATTTACGCTGGATTTGGTGGTATTCGCGTCATTATTGGAATGTGTATGATCGGGTTTGTTGTTATTTTATTTACGGTGTTCTTGTTTACCTATTCTTTGAAGTATGCGATATGGACACAATTACTTCCGATCATGGAAAGTAGTGCCGTGGATATTATCAAGGGTGCAATTAGGATGAATTTCAGTTTAACTGGATTTGAAATCATGCTATTACTCTATCCTTATGTCACCAATAAGGAACATACTATGAGATATTCGCAACTAGCCCTTCTATTTGTCAATGTGGTGTATTTAGTAATTATGGTACTCTCTATTGTGTACTTCTCATCCGAACAGATGCTTCGGTCTATATGGCCATCTATTAACATGTTAAAAATTGTGAAATACCCTTTTTTGGAACGATTGGAGTTCATGGTGATCTCGGTATGGATGTTAATGGTTCTAACAGGGATCTTGCTAAACACATGGGCTATAACTAGAGGTTTTAAACGTATGTGGAATTTGAATCAGAAGGCGATGTTGCTCATCGTGATCGCGTTGGCATTTGGGATAACCATAGCTATTCATGGTCATTCAGCCGTCAAACAAGTCAATTATTGGCTTGGGAACGGAAGTGTTATATTTTCTTATATTTACCCGATTCTCTTAAGTGGGATTGTTATCATTGTATTTAAATTTCGAGGACGAAAACGATCCGACAGTAAAGGAGGGACATCATGA
- a CDS encoding SDR family oxidoreductase: protein MIPMYPYYSQEIQCKQVPITFPPQHQDKQPGLEYLMNPLPISDNPEYKGSGKLSGKVAIITGGDSGIGRAVAIGYAKEGADVAIVYLYERQDAITTQQMVEQYGRRCLLIEGDLRQPEFSTEVVQRTIECYGKVNVLVLNQGVQFPQQSIMDISNEQLEDTYRTNIFPHFYMTKASLPYLCPGSTIISTASVTAYAGAPLLVDYSSTKGAIVSFTRSLSLQLVNHGIRVNAVAPGPIWTPLIVSSYSAEYVKTFGLETPMKRAGQPFELAPTYIYLASDDSSFVTGQVLHVNGGIITET, encoded by the coding sequence ATGATTCCGATGTATCCTTATTATAGTCAAGAAATACAGTGCAAACAGGTACCCATTACTTTTCCGCCTCAGCATCAAGACAAACAGCCTGGCCTCGAATATCTCATGAACCCTCTTCCGATATCCGATAACCCTGAGTACAAAGGTAGCGGAAAGTTGTCAGGTAAAGTAGCTATTATTACTGGGGGGGATAGCGGAATTGGTCGTGCCGTAGCCATCGGATACGCTAAAGAAGGTGCGGATGTAGCCATTGTCTATTTGTACGAACGCCAAGATGCAATTACAACACAGCAAATGGTGGAACAATACGGTCGTCGCTGTCTGCTAATTGAAGGTGATTTGCGCCAGCCTGAATTTTCGACTGAAGTAGTCCAAAGAACCATCGAATGTTATGGAAAAGTTAATGTTTTGGTACTCAACCAAGGTGTTCAGTTTCCGCAGCAGAGTATTATGGATATTTCCAATGAACAATTGGAAGATACTTATCGTACGAATATCTTTCCTCATTTTTATATGACCAAGGCCTCCCTTCCTTACCTTTGTCCTGGTAGTACCATAATCAGTACAGCATCCGTAACCGCATATGCTGGAGCCCCTCTTCTGGTCGATTATTCATCAACAAAAGGGGCTATTGTGTCCTTTACCCGTTCCTTGTCACTTCAATTAGTAAATCACGGAATACGTGTGAACGCCGTCGCACCAGGTCCCATATGGACACCACTCATTGTTTCAAGCTACTCGGCAGAGTATGTAAAGACCTTTGGTTTAGAGACACCTATGAAACGTGCTGGTCAACCGTTTGAGCTCGCTCCAACCTATATCTATTTAGCTTCTGATGATTCGTCTTTCGTAACTGGACAGGTTTTGCATGTCAATGGTGGGATTATAACGGAAACCTAA
- a CDS encoding LysR family transcriptional regulator yields the protein MTLQQLKYVIEVASRGSINEAAKRLFISQPSLSNAIRDLEEELHITIFERTNKGISLSMEGAEFLSYARQVVEQAELLEGRYLNAKPSPQHFSVSTQHYAFAVNAFVKLVSEYGLDEYELALHETKTYDIIEDVKTMRSEIGILYLNEFNAKVINKLLLSAQLQFHGLFMAKPHVFISINNPLAKQSIVTLDDLQQYPYLSFEQGEYNSFHFSEEILSTLSHKKSIRVNDRATLFNLLIGLNGYTISTGVLSADLNGNEIIPVPLECDEVINVGWISRKNMTLSKLASAYVEALQQAIAE from the coding sequence TTGACTCTTCAACAATTAAAATATGTAATTGAGGTGGCTAGTCGTGGTTCGATCAACGAAGCTGCAAAGCGGTTATTCATATCCCAGCCCAGCCTTTCAAATGCGATAAGGGATCTGGAAGAAGAACTGCATATTACTATTTTTGAGCGTACGAACAAAGGAATTTCATTGTCTATGGAGGGGGCGGAATTTCTCAGTTATGCCCGTCAGGTGGTCGAGCAGGCCGAATTACTGGAGGGACGGTATCTCAATGCTAAGCCTTCTCCACAGCATTTTTCAGTTTCTACGCAGCACTACGCTTTTGCAGTGAATGCATTTGTGAAGCTAGTAAGTGAATATGGCCTAGATGAGTACGAATTAGCGCTTCACGAAACAAAAACCTACGATATTATCGAGGATGTTAAGACGATGCGCAGTGAGATTGGGATATTATATCTCAATGAGTTCAATGCCAAAGTAATCAACAAGTTACTTCTATCTGCACAGTTACAATTCCATGGTCTATTCATGGCTAAACCACATGTGTTTATAAGTATAAATAACCCGTTGGCTAAACAATCTATCGTTACCCTAGATGATCTTCAACAATACCCGTATCTTTCCTTTGAACAGGGTGAGTATAATTCCTTTCATTTCTCAGAGGAAATCCTCAGCACTTTATCGCATAAGAAGAGTATTCGTGTAAATGACAGAGCGACACTCTTCAATTTATTGATCGGTTTGAACGGATACACAATCTCTACAGGCGTACTTAGCGCTGATTTGAATGGTAATGAAATCATTCCCGTTCCACTAGAATGTGATGAAGTCATTAATGTGGGTTGGATAAGCCGCAAGAATATGACGCTCTCCAAACTTGCATCAGCCTACGTTGAAGCCCTTCAGCAAGCGATAGCTGAATAA
- a CDS encoding spore germination protein gives MSAFSKQMESKIKSMLHGSEGLIIKSLGEHLVVAYMNGMVDNAQLNLNLLTPLTGNAHFDSIDKLSEMIPIGDCKSFNQLSDAIKKLLSGYALVLLEGKKGGLLVNIANIPSRAPSNADTESTIYGLLIAFTESMEKNIALLRSYITSDKLIQEEVQLAAEPQTSASLLYLDNENEKNPFVELIRKRINKRKCKGLIGSPLFLKILTDNKYALFPEMSLSERPDRTAQALLEGKVVVMVEGNSQVIIGPNSFVDFFESVEDRYSSWGLGMFSRSLRALALIISIFLTPLYVAALTFHYEMIPVPLLEPLIMSRSRVPFPPLMEALVMEVSIELLREAGARLPTKVGQTMGIVGGIVIGQAAVQAGFTSNILIMLVALAALGSFTTPNYMMSSSIRFIRFPMLIVAGFLGLIGITFFSAFLFIHLLRMTSYGKPYMYPFYPPNSKRLINTMLITESSPFQYETDLTKSNTKGGKSRVTKWFKSNNEE, from the coding sequence ATGTCAGCTTTTAGTAAGCAAATGGAGAGTAAAATCAAATCCATGTTACATGGAAGTGAAGGCTTAATCATTAAATCTCTAGGTGAACATTTAGTTGTTGCCTATATGAACGGTATGGTTGATAATGCTCAGTTAAACTTAAATCTGTTAACCCCGTTAACCGGGAATGCTCACTTCGATTCTATAGATAAACTATCGGAAATGATTCCGATTGGTGACTGTAAATCATTTAACCAGCTTTCGGACGCTATTAAAAAGTTGTTAAGTGGTTATGCCCTTGTGTTGCTTGAGGGCAAGAAGGGGGGGCTATTAGTCAATATAGCGAATATCCCTTCGCGAGCCCCCTCAAATGCAGATACAGAATCGACTATTTATGGACTGTTAATTGCTTTTACTGAATCGATGGAGAAGAACATTGCGCTACTCCGTTCGTATATTACAAGCGATAAACTTATTCAAGAGGAAGTACAGCTTGCTGCAGAACCCCAAACATCAGCCAGCTTGCTTTATCTAGATAATGAGAATGAGAAGAATCCATTTGTTGAACTAATCCGTAAGCGAATAAATAAACGCAAATGCAAAGGTTTAATCGGAAGTCCCTTGTTCCTGAAGATTCTAACTGATAATAAGTATGCATTGTTTCCTGAGATGAGCTTATCAGAACGTCCTGACCGGACAGCACAAGCATTACTAGAAGGCAAGGTTGTTGTCATGGTGGAAGGTAACTCACAGGTTATTATTGGACCGAATTCATTTGTTGATTTCTTCGAATCCGTAGAAGATCGATACTCGTCCTGGGGACTTGGTATGTTCAGCCGTTCCTTGCGGGCTTTAGCGCTTATCATATCGATCTTCTTAACACCACTATATGTGGCCGCATTAACCTTCCATTATGAAATGATCCCAGTGCCACTACTTGAGCCGCTTATTATGTCTCGGTCTCGAGTCCCATTCCCTCCGTTAATGGAAGCACTGGTCATGGAAGTCTCTATTGAACTATTGAGAGAGGCTGGCGCTCGTTTGCCTACGAAGGTTGGACAAACGATGGGCATTGTAGGAGGTATTGTTATCGGACAGGCCGCTGTGCAAGCTGGCTTCACCAGTAACATATTAATTATGCTGGTTGCACTTGCAGCCCTTGGTTCGTTTACGACGCCTAATTATATGATGAGCTCGTCTATTCGCTTTATACGTTTTCCTATGCTTATTGTGGCAGGCTTCTTGGGACTTATTGGGATCACCTTCTTCTCCGCGTTTCTGTTCATTCATTTGCTTCGAATGACTAGCTATGGAAAGCCGTACATGTATCCCTTTTATCCGCCTAATAGTAAAAGGCTTATCAATACGATGCTTATCACAGAATCTTCTCCGTTTCAGTATGAAACGGATTTAACGAAAAGTAATACTAAAGGCGGAAAGTCACGTGTAACTAAATGGTTCAAATCCAACAATGAAGAATGA
- a CDS encoding NmrA family NAD(P)-binding protein translates to MSIIITGATGKLGSLIIEQLLRKVSADQIIAGVRHPQSERAQCYIKQGIDVRICDYDQPETLHQAFDGVSKLLLISSSNPDDTVRLRQHAHVIEAAKKCNIEHLLYTSFAFLGDGIDSTSLHHLHLATEHAILTTGLPYTFLRNALYIDFVGILGLDAAIAKGELSIYPGDWKFNVVTRHDLAVGIATILSESCHENKTYELTAPRPWTFEELAIALSKLTGKSISLRQDTQIQNWIYGFLAKINTSSTSVDLERFIGGPVTPLTDSIKPFIGSHLPKST, encoded by the coding sequence ATGTCGATTATCATTACGGGAGCTACTGGTAAATTAGGGAGTTTAATTATTGAACAACTTTTGCGGAAAGTTTCTGCGGATCAAATCATTGCTGGTGTTCGTCATCCTCAGTCAGAACGTGCACAATGCTATATTAAGCAAGGGATAGATGTTCGAATCTGTGACTACGACCAACCTGAAACACTTCACCAAGCCTTTGATGGAGTATCTAAACTGTTATTGATTTCAAGCTCAAATCCAGATGATACTGTTCGACTACGTCAGCATGCCCATGTTATTGAAGCCGCAAAAAAGTGTAACATTGAACATCTCCTATACACCAGCTTTGCTTTCCTAGGAGATGGTATCGACTCAACTTCTCTCCATCATTTACATTTAGCTACGGAGCATGCCATTCTTACAACGGGACTTCCGTATACTTTTCTTCGAAATGCTTTGTATATCGACTTTGTTGGAATACTTGGTCTGGATGCTGCTATAGCAAAAGGTGAACTGAGTATTTACCCTGGTGATTGGAAATTTAATGTCGTCACACGCCATGATCTTGCTGTAGGAATAGCAACCATTCTGTCAGAATCCTGCCATGAAAATAAGACCTATGAGCTTACTGCGCCTCGTCCATGGACATTTGAGGAGCTAGCCATAGCCTTATCCAAGCTTACAGGCAAATCCATCTCCCTACGTCAAGATACGCAAATTCAAAATTGGATATATGGATTCTTAGCCAAGATCAATACCTCTTCAACTTCAGTTGATTTGGAGCGATTTATTGGAGGTCCCGTCACTCCCTTAACCGACAGCATTAAACCGTTTATCGGATCACATTTGCCAAAATCAACTTAA
- a CDS encoding serine hydrolase domain-containing protein has protein sequence MEKNNRLMTRIDAINKEIPFSGTILVKERGELLVEASLGYANRAEQLVNQAGTRYGIASGCKLFTAIAVCQLVETGRISFDTRIRECLDIELPNFDEQITIHQLLTHTSGVPDYFDEEVMNDFEELWIDRPMYHMRRLQDFLPLFQQEGMKFTPGERFQYNNSGYILLGLIVEKVSGREFTEYVHTEIFNKAGMLDSGYFTFDALPGQTALGYIDQEDGSWRTNIYSLPVKGGSDGGAYVTANDMLKLWDALCNHELLNESLTNQLFTPHAESEEGDYYGYGVWIEKKNESIFKYHVMGYDPGVCFHSAYYPASEIKLAVCANISKGAFHMMKEIEEELI, from the coding sequence ATGGAAAAGAATAATCGTTTAATGACACGAATCGATGCTATAAACAAAGAGATTCCATTCTCAGGTACTATTCTTGTTAAAGAGAGAGGGGAACTTCTAGTAGAAGCAAGCCTTGGGTATGCAAATCGTGCTGAGCAGTTGGTGAATCAGGCCGGAACACGGTATGGTATAGCATCGGGATGCAAGTTATTTACAGCTATCGCTGTTTGCCAGTTAGTAGAGACGGGAAGGATATCTTTTGATACTAGAATCAGAGAATGCCTTGATATAGAGCTTCCTAACTTTGACGAGCAAATAACTATACACCAACTACTTACGCATACATCCGGAGTACCTGATTATTTCGACGAAGAAGTAATGAATGATTTTGAGGAGTTATGGATTGATAGGCCCATGTATCATATGCGGCGCCTGCAAGACTTCTTGCCATTATTTCAACAGGAGGGTATGAAGTTTACCCCAGGTGAGAGGTTCCAATATAATAATTCTGGGTACATCTTACTTGGATTAATCGTGGAAAAGGTTAGTGGTCGTGAATTTACCGAATATGTACATACAGAGATTTTTAATAAAGCGGGCATGTTAGATTCAGGGTATTTTACATTTGATGCACTTCCCGGACAAACAGCCCTTGGGTATATTGACCAAGAGGATGGTAGCTGGAGAACTAATATTTACTCACTTCCGGTGAAAGGTGGTTCTGATGGAGGAGCATATGTAACAGCAAATGATATGCTTAAACTGTGGGATGCGCTGTGTAATCATGAGTTACTAAACGAGTCATTAACCAATCAATTATTTACGCCTCATGCTGAAAGTGAGGAGGGAGATTATTATGGTTATGGTGTGTGGATCGAGAAAAAGAATGAGAGTATTTTTAAGTATCATGTTATGGGCTATGATCCTGGTGTTTGCTTCCACTCTGCGTATTATCCTGCGTCAGAGATCAAGCTTGCTGTTTGCGCGAATATCTCAAAAGGTGCGTTCCACATGATGAAGGAAATCGAAGAAGAACTTATATAA
- a CDS encoding response regulator, which produces MIKGKIMIVDDTEFMRRVLKNILIASGYDVVAEGSNGAEAVQLYKLVRPDLVTLDITMPVLDGLAALSEIKRIDSQAKVIMCSAMGQKNMVVEAIMAGAKDFIVKPFNEERVAETIHKALV; this is translated from the coding sequence ATGATAAAAGGTAAAATTATGATCGTTGATGATACTGAGTTTATGCGGCGAGTACTCAAGAACATTCTTATAGCTAGTGGTTATGATGTTGTTGCGGAAGGGAGTAATGGCGCTGAGGCTGTTCAATTGTATAAGCTTGTGAGACCCGATTTGGTGACTCTAGATATTACGATGCCCGTGCTAGATGGGCTTGCTGCACTATCAGAGATTAAACGAATAGACTCACAAGCAAAAGTGATCATGTGCTCGGCAATGGGACAGAAGAATATGGTCGTTGAAGCCATTATGGCGGGAGCCAAAGATTTTATTGTAAAACCATTTAATGAAGAACGGGTCGCTGAGACAATCCATAAGGCGTTGGTTTGA